Genomic window (Drosophila sulfurigaster albostrigata strain 15112-1811.04 chromosome 2R, ASM2355843v2, whole genome shotgun sequence):
atgctacaaaataataaaaatataccaaacgatatatttgttatatcgatatagtaccacattcaaaatataccatagacggcacaatataccagattgtcggccaaagcaactaaaacaacTAGGCtatttgcccatacaaaagtatttctttaataacttccacgaTCACAATCAGGAATCATAGCTACTTTTGTTATTATCGTATACACCCAAATTCATAActctagcttaaaaattacaaacttgatctgcgtgcaaacataacaaatgctgtcgaaaataaagtatagctctatctcttatagtctctgagatccagtgtttcatacggacgtgtttcatacggacggacggacacggCTAGAtcgactcggctgttgatcctgatcaagaatgtatatactttatagggtcggagatgcctccttctacctgttacatacatttcctacacaaagttataatacaaagttataatacccttctaccctatgggtagcgggtataaaatcaaaactattTGAGTAcggataaataataatatactattgTACTGAATAATGTCAACAGTATAGGTATAAACCCCTGTCATATCCTCAtttgtagtattatatatacgaGTAGTTGTTTATTGCCTTAAGTATTAAGAAAGTTTATAGGGTATTGACCGCCCTGAGTCTAATTGTGAAGTATTAGCGAAATAATCTTATcgaaaatgcattaaattaacCCTCTTGGGCACCGAATATGCgagcttaaaaattaatgttatataaGTAACGCCCCTCTCCCCGATTCTGCCACTCTGactacaatttaatttatgatgacATTCTACCCAAATCGAAGCCAACGACCCAACCCAGCCCTGAACTGAGCCGACAAGTTAGTTAGACAGAGTAGGCTTAGACGAGTAGAACCTCATGGTGTTCGCCACAGCATATATAGAAATTAGTAAACATCTATCTagtagaaattaaaaatattgtaaaatcggcaataataatgaatgaaataataaaaaagaacaacTTCATAAGAGCGAAACAATGTTTGCCGGGTCCACTCTTCGATCAAGCAAAATCCACATCAATCAATCGGTTAATTCCACGTGCGCCGCCGCAGATTTTGAGGACTATCTGCTTGCGGAAATATTCCATGTTCTCCTTCGTGAAACTCAGCGGTTGATCCCGCAAACATGCAGCTAAAGACGCCGCAATCGCTGTCATTTGTCTGTTGCGATACATTCTGAACACTCTCAATCTGGTATCGAAGGGCACCTTGCGTGTATCGACCGACTCCTCGATGAGTCTCAAAGACTGGACAGGGAGACTGACCAGATGGTCACTAGAACTCGGGCTTTCCCGTTCGCGATGCAGTTTAAAAAGGGGACTGCCAAGAAGCGTAAAGGAGTTGGGTGTGACGCCGGAGGATCTGCTCGGGATGGAGACGACTGAGTTCGTGTCAACCGACTATAACCAGCGATGTCACCAGCCAACAACATCGGTTGCCAGATGTAAAAGTGCAGAGTGGCATGCTGTTTAAGAGGGTAACGGATGAGTCGGTTGACGATGGGACGACCCAGGCGAGCTGGAAGTTGTGGATACCAGATTCACTCACTGCTGGACTAATCCAAAGAGCGCATTCGGACGAGACATAAGCTCACGACGGAATGGTGAAAACTTTACATGCACTGCGGAGGCATTTTTACTGTCAAGACTTTGTACGGGGATGTGCAACCTGCAAGGAAATCACTGAATTATTCAACGCAGGCCGGCTTTGGAAAAGAAATACTCACCGATCGCCCATTCCAGAAATTGTATATAGACTTTTTGGGGAAATATCCACGATCCAAACGTCGGCACGCTTGGATCTTCATAGTCGTGGATCATTTTTCCAAGTTTACTTTCTTGAAGGCGATGAGAGACGCTTCGTCCGCGGATGTCGTGTACTTCCTAGTTCACGAAGtattctttaaattgtttgtgcCAGCAGTGTCGGTGAAATTATCGATTATGCGGGCCAGGGATGGAATTCTACCTGAGTACCGATGAGCCAGCCGACGCGGCCCCAGAGAGGACAAAagcatgatacaattatacaaggtagtctcgtcggcaaaAGCACTCCCTCATAATCATaacaatgagtgcgagtgaaagaatctcagcacagcagtgtgagcgagacgacaatgaaatgcgcattaacccttagacgatgatattaatatttaggtattttgaagctaatattaatgtcttcttgacatatttttaaaatgtaagttgtttatgaacaatattaacaatatatataagaattctctaattctctaaatgttttaattctatccgtgtctacggcatacattgcaaaatgtcattttgcaCAAGGGCTAATTGCAGAAACAATTCGTCCACAAACAACCTCTTGcgtcgaaaaacgaaaacgcactgacgaaagcttttgccgacgagactaccttctataattgtatcatggacAACAGTCCGTAGCAATTTGCTGATAGGCAACCTTATGTTGGCCATTATTCACTTATTAGGAAATGAGTCGCAAATAGATAAATAGTCgcaaagtttaaaataaactaaaataaaccCTTCGGTATAAAATCTAacaatgtaattaaaaaaaaaaacaaaacaattaagataatgaaattttaattttgaagagAGGTAGTactttcatttctttcttttcgctTGCAAATCTTAATAACCTTTCTCCCTTCGCTCATCGATTCTGCTTATTTAAAGTGTTGCGTGTTATGGAAtaacaattcattttaaacgtggaataaaacataataattacttaatttaaatgtgggattataaataaattgaatctacaatttatttactttggtTGAAATATTCACTACAGCATTTATATTTCTTCTCTGATTCAAAAAcgcttttaaaaatataacctTACAAGTATCTCATAGTCCAGTACACTCTGCTATTGCTGTCTTATTTGTTGATAGTCAACTTAATGCTGGCCATTGTTCGCTTAGGTATCAGGAAATGAGTCGCAGAATACAGTACAATAGACTCGGACTCGTATTCATCGCCATCGTACTCATACAAGTGCTTATAAGTATTAACAGTGATACTCTGGTGCAGAGCAATCATGAATGCTGAAGCATCCTGCATTTTATGCTCAAATGGTGGCACGTTTTAGTTTCATGGCGATGCGTGTTAGCTGCTCTCAAGCTGAAAAATCTGACAACAATCTCGTTAAAAGTAAAGGCCAAATTATAGTAAAACTAACAGAAGGTAAAGGTAATCACATAAAAAGCTTGTTACATAACAATGTGAGAGAGTGCCGCCACGAAAAACGGAAGCGGATATCAAAGAAAGCGACGAGCGTGTGAATGTCTATCCCTCGTTTGAGCGCCAGCTATACATGTGGACATGGATATGTGGAGaactgtagctgtagctgtaaaTGTAGCTGTGGTTGCCACTCagctggctgttgttgctgctaagCTTTTGTCAGGCCGACAGTGTCATGTTGATGTGTTCATTGTGTGtcagtggcagctgctgctgccaccccGACCAACGTAGCTCCCTTGCCCCAAACCACCAATCGCAATCGTGGCATCCTCAAGCTACAGTTAACACACTTAAGCCACATACGCTCGGTTGGGTGTGCGTGCCAAATTTTTGGTGGGTGGGGCGACTAGTCGTCGTACGCGTCTGGTCGTGTGTGGATTATAATTGCCATGCTGCTGTCAGTGACTGCCTGCTGCACCTCAAAACGCTTCCCTCACTCCGAATTCGCATACCATATCCCGCCCTTCGCAGCAGTTTTCCACTGCATCCAGATGCGGCTCATGTTGCATATCATTTTTAATGCTAACCACATGCCACATTATGCAGCTGCATTGCCACGTTGCCGCTGCGGTcgagctcaagctcaagctaCAGTTCCTACATCTACATCCCGTTAACTGCCAGCAAAAACTTACTTCTCCCCCTTTCTTGCGGTTTACTAAAGGAATACGACGAAGAATAATGTTCACACATAAGTAAGTACTTACCCAGTATCGCTAGCATCATCGCAATCTCTCAAATAtcctgcaaaaaaaataaaaatatctaattGAAAACACtgatatgaaatttaatagtCTTCTCTTTTGTTTCCCCTACAATCAAACagaaacaattgaattttggTTTATATTTTCCAcgattttaagaaaaaatattttttcatttatagaTGCAACGTTGTGTGAAATATGGCCGAAACAATAAAACAGCTCGTAAATTTCATATGCACTAAACTTCATGTTCAAAAACTCACAGTCATTCACTTATCCTCTGCCgttaacattttattcaattagcAAATCACTCTTCATTTGATTAATGGAGCATAATCTCAAACTACCCCATTGCGATTTGTGTGCAGGGTGTGCAAAACAGACGCCGCAGCAAAGTGAAAAACCGcttgcatactttgcggctCTTGCAGGCGATAAGCGACGCatgttgctattgttatttttgctgaTGCTGGTGCAAcggctgttgccgttgccgctgcggctgcttttgttgcataaaaattaatatttatgcgaGGCAACTTGTGCAAAGCTCTGCTATTGCCATTGTTTCCATCCAACCAACAAAACCCAGCAGCATCTGTCTTTGGATGtactgctgcttctgcttatGACATGCCAAGGACGTTCCGGGACTGCAACCTCTGCTCGTCAACCAAAACGCAATGCATTCTGACAAGGTGCAAAATGTTCAATTCCCTTACTGCGAAAGCAAAAAtccattgaaaataaaagtgttCTCGCACCtacaaagaaaaagagagagtgaaatGGAGGGTAAAAGGCCGCAATTTATGCCGCAAACCATCCCTTTCCATGCCACTGTGTTCAGCGTAATGGCActttgcaaacataaaaattccATAACAAGATGCAATCGTAATTAATAGCATATTAAATGGACCGGTCATTAATATATCATGATTGATTTATGCGggtaattacaatttaaattaaagtatcTGGATGCCCAACTCCGATATGCTTTTATTCCAgtgaaaaagtgaaattttggACACATATGTTAGTTAAGTATTTCAAGTATGGTAAGTACCTCGATTGATATGATATCAGTTAAAGGATGACCCCAAACAGGCAATATTATATCGTGCTGAAAATTACATAAAGACACTGGTCTATTTTGTAAAAAAGTTTAGCATTTTTTCTAAATGTGTCtcaattaagaaaatttaaaaccaaTGTTAATACAGTAGAGTCCTACCGGTTATTTTGACGAAAATTCGATGACTTGGTGGGTCcccattcaaattaaattgattaaaaaaattaattagttgtaTTTTGAAAGCCTatggcaaccataaaataaacaaaattatatttttcaacttttggttattatttaatttaaaatttgtgtatttcaTTCCATCCTTAACTACTAGCATTTCAAGGAGAAGCAAGTAATAGATTCTGAAAAGAAGAACTTTCCTCTACAGCATTCAATATTCGACTGTGCGTAAGAGAGGAAAAGCTGATTGATCCGGATCTTCAAGGATGCGACAATGATTCTGAATGGGTGGCCGTATCTTAGCTAATATTTTGGTTTATCCATCCAAAAAAGTCGAAGGAACAAGCTTATTTttgaacaaattttgaaaaaaatgaattaaagcCAAAAATTAAGAGGAAATTGACAGAgacaaaagaatatttttacaGATCGTCGAAGAGATTAAATGAACCTTTTTGGTGAGATATCGGATTATAAGAAGTtgcttaatataataaaaaataggtaataaacattaattaataactgataatacattaaatatatatatacaaatttatatataacaaatcAACCGAAAATTAGCATTTGAGGGCATTCAAAAAGTATGAgtaatatatgaataaatgttatttaatattcatcaaTTGACTTTACTTTTTTCCGATTTACATCGTAATCAGCAAACACACTCTGCAACGATTATATTCCTGTACGAAGTGGTGAAATAGATCgtcttttcctttctttttttaacattcacttttattttcgacatatgtatttttttttaaggaaaTGCCAAGagatttgaaataattttaaagcgcCAAAATTTGCAAGTCGAATAATCAGCAGATATCCATTTATATCGCACTTTTTTcgataaatattccaaaatattaGACAAAATACGGTTACATTTTCTGAATAATTGCATTGAAGCTGATGAACTTGGTCTAAATAGAGTATAAAGAGAAATATCAAGAGGGTGTTACTCAATCGTTCAATGTATGGAAATGGAGTTTTTGTAACATCGATACATCGATAACATTGAGCCTTATTTATATGTTATCTCTAGCACCTGCAATACAtagtattttcattcattcaatagtttcaaaaatactatccacacaaatacacaaattttattaaagtatGGCTTAATGCTACATTGAAATTTATCAGTAGACAATAGATAATAAACAAACCAACCAACTATGAAGCGTGCTCTGTCAGTTCCACTTTTATTGCGATGCTCAAGAGCATGGAGAATATATGCAAGAAATATGGCGGATATTCCCGAGGGCATACTTATAGGCTTTGGGAATCCACTGCTGGATATAACCAAGATTGTCAAAGATAAAATTATTCTGGAAAAGTACGGATTGTCGGAGAATGCGGCGATCATAGCAGAAGAGAAGCATTCTCAACTCTTTATAGAATTGTCAAAAATGGATGACGTAATATATTCGGCTGGTGGAGCCTGTCAGAATTCTATGCGTATCTTTCAATGGATTATTAGTAAACCGTTTCGGGCCTACTTCGTGGGAGCCATAGGAACGGATAATTTTGGAAAGACACTTGAAAAGAAGGCATCTGAAGACGGAGTTCGAACACTTTATCAGGAACGACCTGAAGCTCCGACCGGCACTTGTGCAGTCATTGTCAATGGTTCCAATCGATCTTTAGTTGCCAATTTAGGTGCATCTGCCTTGTTCTCAGAGGAGTGGATGAAAAACAATGAGAATATGTGCTATGTAAAGAGGGCGCAATATTTCTATATTACGGGTTTCTTTCTAGCGGTCAATCCACCAACTGTTCTCCAGGTTGCCAGACTCTCCTCTGAGAATAATCGCATctttatgttaaattttagTGCAGTTTTTGTCCCCGAAAAGATGAAAGCGCAGCTAGATGAAATTTTACCCTACACAGACATAGTTATTGGCAATAAGCAAGAGATGCTGGCCTACGCCGATACTCACAACTGGAATACCAAAGATGTATTTGAAGTTGGTAGACGTCTCCAGTCTATGCCCAAGTGTAATAAACGCTCCCGTATCGTGATGATCACGGACGCAGTGTGTCCTGTTCTCTGCTTTCAGGAGAACGATAAAGTAATCGAGTATCCGGTGCCAAAAGTggaacaaaatcaaattgtgGATACCAATGGATGTGGGGACGCTTTTGTTGGTGGCTTTCTTTCTCAATTGGTTCAGCAAATGCCCATCGATTCCTGTGTCCGAACTGGAATATTTGCCTCGCAACAGGTTCTACGAGTTGTGGGCATTCAAATAGAGAAACTACCGAAGTTTCAACAAAGCTTTTGttccacaaaataaattatagtagtaaaactaatatttattttgtaatggAGTTCTTTAAAAAATCCCTATCAAGGTTTTTAGGTGTAAATGCGACTCTTGCTAGAAAGATTCTGTTAACATCGTTAGTTTCTTTATCCGCTACCCAAAGggttttataactttatgaCAAATCTATGTATCAGGCAGAAGGCATACAGGCAGACAGGCATCTCcgatagtatatatgtatgatatgtatatacttgatcagcgtcaacagccgagacgatatagccgtGTAGGTCTGTCCATTTGTCTATCTGACCCTCCGTGACACCTACAGATCTCATAGATTATAAGAgttagagatataatttttcgacagcactttttaggtttgcacgcagatcaagtttgtttcacgcccacttccgccccccaCAATTCGAAAAAATCAAacgtaatttttatttttggcacatTCCCattgattaatgaaaatgtgGTTTTGATCAGttacaaattgtataagttatttaagaaattcatttGTATGGCAAAACAGCTTACTTTCTACGGGTcttctttgctttggctgacaatgtggtatattaagcaatctatggtgtattttgaatcaggtaccaaatgtagcatttggtatatttgtagtatattttaaaattaattgactgTCGATTTGATTAAGGTTTATTGTGCCTatcttgaaataaaaataaatttaaatttttagaagataattaattcaaatacttCGAATTCAGTTAACTACACACAAAAATCCATACCTTAGCATTAACTTTCAATAATGTTAGACATAAAGTTTACTCActatcaaaattaatttttccatttattaGTTATAATgtcttattgaatatttaaaatccaCTTTTGTTGTCCCGGTTCGACTAATATGATCCGCATTCCAAGACTATCACCTAACTTTTAATAGTAAAACTCATTCTGGCCAGGTTTGACAATAAACTTGTCTAAGGCAATTTGAAAGACAATTATGGATATTCCAGAAGGTATATTAATTGGCTTTGGTAATCCGCTATTGGACATATTCACGACCATCGAAGACAATGTTTTGATGGAAAAGTACGATCTGCAAGTAAATGCCGCAATAATTGCCGAGGAGAGACACTTGGCCCTATTTGAAGAGTTGATCTATATGGAAAATGTGACTTTCTCTGCCGGCGGTGCCTGCCAAAACTCAATGCGAATTTTTGAATGGATTGTTGGCAAGCCATATTGTGCATACTTCGTTGGGTCTGTCGGCAGGGATAAGTTTGCGGAAGTCATTGGAAAAAGAGCGAATGCCGACGGAGTACAAACGATGTACCAGCAAATAGACGATGCTCCGACGGGCACCTGTGCAGTCATCCTAAGTGGACGCAATCGTTCGTTGGTGGCAAATTTGGGTGCCGCAGCTCTGTTCTCAGAGGATTGGCTTCTTGATGAGGCCAATCTGTGTGTTCTGGAGCGTGCACAATTTGTTTACGCTACCGGCTTTTTCATAGCTGTCAATGCGGAGACTGTCCTCGAAGTTGCTAGATTGACCTCTGAAAATAATCGGACCTTTATACTCAACTTAAGCGCAGTCTTCGTTGTCCAAATACATAAGAATAAGATTGATGAAATTATACCCTATTCGGATGTGATAATTCTTAATAAGAATGAAGCTTTGGCCTTTGCGGAAACTCACGACTGGGAAACCGAGGATGTGTTTGAGATAGGCAGACGGATGCAGTCGCTGCCCAAGGAGAACGTAAGATCACGCATTGTGATGATTAGTACTGAAGGCTGTCCTGTTCTGTGCTTTCAAGATAATGATCACATTCTGGAATATCCTGTGCCTCAGACCGATAAGAGTAAAATTGTTGACACCAATGGCTGTGCTGATGCTTTTGTTGGCGGTTTCCTTTCGCAATTCGTCCAACGCATGCCCCTCGACTACTGCATTCGCACTGGAATTTTTGCCTCTCAACAGGTGATGCGCGTTGTTGGTGTACAAATCAATCAGCTACCCAAATTCAATGAGTGTTGTATCTAAAGAcaattggaaaataaattattaacgaaaatacaaaagcatctttatttgtattaacaTTGTCATTGGCGGGAGGATAATCTACTACTAAGCCTTAAATagctttataattatttagtcATGATTACTCTTGAGATGTAGAAGACATTCCCTCACAAGGTAGTTTCCGGAGAttcaaaattgtgaaatattgTACATACCTATCAGTTAAAATGATCTAAATATTTAGAGATAGCTCGACAACTActcaaaaactatttttaagaAACTTAAGATGCTAATAACCGATGACAAGTTTTCCACAATTCTGCAAACATCAACAAACAACGAAGACTTTCAAAGCAAGcttatcaattattattatcttatcAAAGTTAATAATCATAAGGACAAATAATCATCTCaataaaatagttaataataTGGCTGTTGAGTACTTTAATTCTCTGACTTCATTGCTTATGTCATTGGCAATTGTATTGGGAGTGAAGCGAAAACTGtcaagagcgagagcaagaggATGTGCAATCGGTTGGTGGGTTGTATTGGACGCGGGACGCGGTTGTGAATGTGGGCTTGTTTGGTCCACTGAGCTGAAAAGAGCAAACAGAAGTGAAGTAAAAATAtgcgttgcatactttgcagcGCCAATGTAAATTTCCACCCTCACTCCGCGGTGCTGAGCTTTTGTCTTTTTTCCAGCCATGAAGTGCAGACTGTTGACTTTGGCGACGACAAAATATTGCATCCATTTTCAGAGGCGTTGAGAGAGAAAGGACGaacgagagggagagagagagagatagagagaataAAAGAGAGTGAGGAAAAGTACGTGCCTCCGCAGCTGCCCTTGTGGCTGTCGCCCACTGATTAAAACGATGCGTTCTGCGTTCTCGTGACAGCGATTTTTTCTCGTTAAATCCTTAAACGTCGCTTCGTTTATCGTACTCTTTGTTTTTCAACATTTGCCAGCCTGTTTATACACCATATTTtcc
Coding sequences:
- the LOC133837758 gene encoding adenosine kinase-like, with the protein product MDIPEGILIGFGNPLLDIFTTIEDNVLMEKYDLQVNAAIIAEERHLALFEELIYMENVTFSAGGACQNSMRIFEWIVGKPYCAYFVGSVGRDKFAEVIGKRANADGVQTMYQQIDDAPTGTCAVILSGRNRSLVANLGAAALFSEDWLLDEANLCVLERAQFVYATGFFIAVNAETVLEVARLTSENNRTFILNLSAVFVVQIHKNKIDEIIPYSDVIILNKNEALAFAETHDWETEDVFEIGRRMQSLPKENVRSRIVMISTEGCPVLCFQDNDHILEYPVPQTDKSKIVDTNGCADAFVGGFLSQFVQRMPLDYCIRTGIFASQQVMRVVGVQINQLPKFNECCI
- the LOC133837974 gene encoding adenosine kinase-like; translation: MKRALSVPLLLRCSRAWRIYARNMADIPEGILIGFGNPLLDITKIVKDKIILEKYGLSENAAIIAEEKHSQLFIELSKMDDVIYSAGGACQNSMRIFQWIISKPFRAYFVGAIGTDNFGKTLEKKASEDGVRTLYQERPEAPTGTCAVIVNGSNRSLVANLGASALFSEEWMKNNENMCYVKRAQYFYITGFFLAVNPPTVLQVARLSSENNRIFMLNFSAVFVPEKMKAQLDEILPYTDIVIGNKQEMLAYADTHNWNTKDVFEVGRRLQSMPKCNKRSRIVMITDAVCPVLCFQENDKVIEYPVPKVEQNQIVDTNGCGDAFVGGFLSQLVQQMPIDSCVRTGIFASQQVLRVVGIQIEKLPKFQQSFCSTK